In Solea senegalensis isolate Sse05_10M linkage group LG18, IFAPA_SoseM_1, whole genome shotgun sequence, a single window of DNA contains:
- the wfikkn2b gene encoding WAP, Kazal, immunoglobulin, Kunitz and NTR domain-containing protein 2 — protein MWWMLFPRWIWFWFLTCASVWMELPLAVLPQITYSHAGICPNDMNPNLWVDAMSTCTRECESDQECESFEKCCQNVCGNHSCVAARYMDRKKGPVGMPKEATCASFMCTQQGSECDIWDGQPVCKCRDRCEREPHFTCASDGMTYYNKCYMDAEACSKGITLSVVTCRFHLTWPNTSPSVPQVTTLRPTTAPLQATIPPPQSPFQVSSPVHQIVNVGDTASFLCDVTGRPRPEITWEKKLPEGVERVFMRPNHVRGNLVVTNIGQLVIYNAQAHHSGVYTCMAQNPSGSVTVDHPLTVLPTEPPKPPEPKNVTRCLPEECGKPPDNPEDCGGELDNLSWYFEPKTNNCVSFTHCHNNSQHPKKVFETFEECMQCCGPELSGPCGLPSLQGPCKAYEPRWAYSSALRQCQSFIYGGCEGNTNNFESKEACEEMCPYPKNHHCKSCKPKGKMVTSFCRSDFVILGHMTELTEERDSGHALVTVEEILKDEEMGLRFFGKEPLQVTFLNMDWNCPCPNITGAAAEGQVIVMGNVNDGMAVLHPESYVGAASARRVRKLKEVISKNTCDILKAITNSPQ, from the exons ATGTGGTGGATGCTGTTTCCGCGCTGGATCTGGTTCTGGTTCCTGACGTGCGCGTCCGTGTGGATGGAGCTGCCGCTCGCGGTTCTTCCCCAGATCACCTACTCACACGCGGGCATCTGCCCCAACGACATGAACCCCAACCTGTGGGTGGACGCCATGAGCACGTGCACGCGCGAGTGTGAAAGCGACCAG GAGTGCGAATCCTTTGAGAAATGTTGCCAGAACGTGTGTGGCAATCATAGCTGCGTGGCGGCCCGTTACATGGACAGGAAGAAAGGCCCTGTGGGAATGCCCAAAGAAGCCACCTGTGCCAGTTTCATGTGCACCCAGCAGGGGTCCGAGTGCGACATCTGGGACGGTCAGCCGGTGTGTAAGTGTCGGGACCGCTGCGAGCGCGAGCCACACTTCACCTGCGCCTCCGACGGAATGACGTACTACAACAAGTGCTACATGGACGCGGAGGCGTGCTCCAAGGGCATCACGTTGTCTGTGGTCACCTGCCGCTTCCACCTCACCTGGCCCAACACCAGTCCCTCCGTACCCCAGGTGACCACTCTCCGTCCGACCACTGCTCCACTGCAGGCGACGATCCCTCCCCCTCAGTCACCCTTCCAGGTCAGCAGTCCTGTTCATCAGATCGTCAATGTAGGTGACACGGCCAGTTTCCTGTGTGACGTGACAGGACGTCCACGGCCTGAGATAACCTGGGAGAAGAAGCTGCCGGAGGGCGTGGAGAGGGTTTTCATGAGGCCCAATCATGTGCGAGGGAACCTGGTGGTCACCAACATCGGTCAGCTAGTCATCTACAACGCCCAGGCACATCACTCAGGTGTGTACACCTGCATGGCACAGAACCCGTCAGGCTCAGTGACGGTGGATCATCCCCTCACTGTCCTGCCCACTGAGCCACCAAAACCCCCAGAGCCAAAGAATGTCACCCGCTGCCTGCCTGAGGAGTGCGGGAAACCCCCCGACAACCCAGAAGATTGCGGGGGCGAGCTGGACAACCTGAGTTGGTACTTTGAACCCAAGACCAACAACTGTGTCTCCTTCACCCACTGTCACAACAACAGCCAGCATCCAAAGAAGGTCTTTGAGACGTTTGAGGAGTGCATGCAGTGCTGCGGTCCAGAGCTCTCGGGCCCCTGTGGCCTCCCGAGCCTGCAGGGCCCCTGTAAAGCCTATGAGCCCCGCTGGGCTTACAGCAGCGCCCTGCGCCAGTGTCAGTCCTTCATCTATGGAGGGTGTGAGGGCAACACCAACAACTTTGAATCCAAGGAAGCCTGCGAGGAAATGTGCCCCTACCCCAAAAACCACCACTGCAAGTCCTGTAAGCCGAAAGGCAAGATGGTGACGAGCTTCTGCCGCAGCGACTTCGTCATCCTGGGTCACATGACGGAACTCACGGAGGAGAGGGACTCAGGCCACGCCCTTGTGACCGTGGAGGAGATCCTGAAGGACGAGGAGATGGGGCTCCGCTTCTTTGGCAAGGAACCTCTGCAGGTCACCTTCCTCAACATGGACTGGAACTGCCCGTGCCCCAACATCACAGGCGCCGCCGCAGAGGGACAGGTCATCGTAATGGGCAACGTCAACGACGGCATGGCGGTCCTACACCCAGAGAGCTATGTGGGCGCGGCGAGTGCCCGACGCGTTCGGAAGCTGAAAGAGGTCATCTCCAAGAACACGTGTGACATTCTCAAAGCCATCACCAACAGCCCTCAGTAG